From Clostridia bacterium, the proteins below share one genomic window:
- a CDS encoding GldG family protein, producing MNGNLNGAPKGGIQETPKKRFFSNPRFKHGSLATAITAVVIIVIVLFNVAVTLIGERVDLRFDITANRLFSLTDEAKAYFDSVEGDVTITVLSSENKMRDFSLFSDAGANAAAFYEAPIRRLPEILSEIAKNEHITVKYVDMDANPNYLNKYDMISQPSPPEMYMLVESSKRHKLVDLTEFINTDFNETTSYKTDSESFTYYYFTEQPLINAVGYVLRDEVVSVAVVNGHGERTEDESNLASISGIFENNGLNVEVIDFAKDAIPQSAKFLAVVAPQRDFSQAEITKLDEFLQNGKDYGRNLLYFDGGTADLPNLYEYLELNWGVRIDPNSRVYDQDNCISGLPFCVITEYDSDSDITKELNNARVKTIIQSPEPIEVLWEERDIRTVTTLMSTYDTSFKRAASETPDTESAAAIKKGDDDITDKFAVMTLTRKRNTNLPIEESSGVLVTSDGFIDFYFNSIKAGVSNTYGNGTLITAILESMQEKSDPVTIVKKDLATEVIDLTNNQVRIFALVFSILFPAVIIGVGTFVFVKRKNL from the coding sequence AACGGCAATCTCAACGGCGCCCCCAAGGGCGGCATTCAGGAAACGCCGAAGAAGCGTTTCTTCTCCAACCCGCGCTTCAAGCACGGCTCGCTCGCGACGGCGATAACCGCGGTCGTCATAATCGTGATAGTCCTGTTCAACGTCGCGGTAACTCTCATCGGCGAACGCGTAGACCTGCGCTTCGATATCACGGCGAACCGCCTCTTCTCGCTTACCGACGAGGCGAAGGCGTACTTCGACTCCGTGGAAGGCGACGTAACGATAACGGTGCTTTCGTCGGAAAACAAGATGCGTGACTTTTCACTCTTTTCGGACGCCGGCGCAAACGCCGCCGCATTCTACGAGGCGCCCATACGCCGCCTGCCGGAGATACTCTCCGAGATAGCGAAAAACGAACATATCACAGTCAAATACGTCGATATGGACGCCAACCCCAACTACCTCAACAAATACGATATGATCTCGCAGCCTTCGCCGCCCGAGATGTATATGCTTGTTGAAAGCTCCAAACGGCATAAGCTCGTCGATCTGACCGAATTCATCAACACGGATTTCAACGAAACGACGAGCTATAAGACCGACTCGGAATCGTTCACCTACTACTACTTCACCGAGCAGCCGCTCATCAACGCCGTCGGATACGTTCTGCGCGACGAGGTCGTCTCCGTCGCCGTCGTGAACGGACACGGCGAGCGCACCGAGGACGAGAGCAACCTCGCCTCCATCAGCGGCATATTTGAGAATAACGGCTTAAACGTTGAGGTCATCGACTTCGCGAAGGACGCGATTCCGCAGAGCGCGAAATTCCTCGCCGTCGTCGCTCCGCAGCGCGACTTCTCGCAGGCGGAAATAACCAAGCTCGACGAGTTCCTGCAGAACGGCAAGGACTACGGCCGCAACCTGCTCTATTTCGACGGCGGCACCGCCGACCTGCCGAATCTTTACGAATACCTCGAGCTCAACTGGGGTGTGAGGATTGATCCGAACTCCCGCGTTTACGATCAGGATAACTGCATTAGTGGTCTTCCGTTCTGTGTCATAACAGAATACGACTCCGACAGCGATATAACTAAAGAACTCAATAATGCGAGAGTTAAAACGATAATTCAGAGTCCGGAGCCGATCGAGGTGCTCTGGGAGGAGCGCGATATCCGTACGGTGACGACGCTGATGAGCACCTACGACACGTCCTTTAAGCGCGCCGCCTCCGAAACGCCTGATACCGAATCCGCGGCGGCGATAAAGAAGGGTGACGACGACATCACCGACAAATTCGCAGTTATGACGCTGACGCGCAAGCGCAACACCAACCTCCCGATAGAAGAATCCTCCGGCGTACTCGTAACGAGTGATGGTTTTATCGACTTCTACTTTAATTCCATCAAGGCTGGCGTATCCAACACCTACGGCAACGGCACGCTGATCACCGCGATCCTCGAATCGATGCAGGAAAAATCCGATCCCGTTACGATAGTCAAAAAGGATCTCGCCACCGAGGTAATCGATCTGACTAACAATCAGGTCAGGATCTTCGCGCTGGTATTCTCCATACTCTTCCCCGCCGTTATCATCGGCGTGGGTACGTTCGTTTTCGTCAAGAGGAAGAACCTGTGA
- a CDS encoding DUF4340 domain-containing protein codes for MSKNKRLLLILLAIAAVLAAGVAVILLTAPAETVSSDEPSETALIYSVTRDEFVSASVSNEAGGFTLVKTADGYTVKEDEGFETNAYSTSWVGDKLLAPNASRTVASPGALSEYGLDSPAATCRVELADGTAKTLLLGNEAPSGGRYMSLQGEDGVYIVTHNLPLYLTRSAASYVETDVIPSKDDFPEGTDTNVKYVFIGGKKRAENIEIIMDPNYVSDETASTPYVMTQPIDYPVNSTTTGDLVTYASGMSFTECVEIRPTPERVAFYGLDDPDYTLVFRFADKEVRIGFADAGEFCYAKMDGFDAVFTAYPTYTSFLSNPADTYMSRLTFTKPLSALSGLTVNYAGGAHVFKVDRDGGGIIPSCGGLKLDADNFKLFYENLIMTLSEGRLDSVPAAPAALTLTYSFNDGSADVKVEFVPVDNMRYAYLIDGEGVFFVLKSQVDAIISDAALVAQNKPIKSTI; via the coding sequence GTGAGCAAGAACAAACGTCTGCTTTTAATACTGCTTGCGATCGCCGCGGTCCTCGCCGCGGGCGTCGCCGTCATACTCCTCACCGCGCCGGCGGAAACCGTTTCCTCCGACGAGCCGAGCGAGACGGCGCTCATCTACTCCGTCACCCGCGACGAATTCGTAAGCGCATCCGTGAGCAACGAAGCCGGCGGCTTCACTCTTGTGAAAACCGCGGACGGCTACACCGTTAAGGAGGACGAGGGCTTCGAAACGAACGCGTACTCGACAAGCTGGGTCGGCGACAAGCTGCTCGCGCCGAACGCTTCGCGCACGGTCGCTTCGCCCGGGGCGCTCTCGGAATACGGGCTCGACTCCCCCGCCGCGACCTGCCGCGTGGAGCTCGCGGACGGCACGGCGAAGACGCTGCTGCTCGGCAACGAAGCTCCCTCCGGCGGACGCTATATGTCCCTTCAGGGCGAGGACGGCGTTTATATCGTCACCCACAACCTGCCGCTTTATCTGACGCGCTCGGCGGCATCCTACGTCGAGACCGACGTTATCCCCTCCAAAGACGACTTCCCCGAAGGAACGGATACAAACGTCAAATACGTCTTCATCGGCGGCAAAAAACGCGCCGAGAACATCGAGATAATCATGGATCCTAACTACGTCAGCGACGAAACGGCGTCGACGCCTTACGTCATGACGCAGCCGATAGATTACCCCGTCAACTCCACGACGACGGGCGACCTTGTGACCTACGCTTCGGGAATGAGTTTCACGGAATGCGTCGAGATACGCCCGACTCCCGAACGCGTCGCGTTTTACGGCCTCGACGATCCCGATTACACGCTCGTTTTCCGCTTCGCTGACAAGGAAGTGCGTATCGGCTTCGCCGACGCGGGCGAGTTCTGCTACGCGAAGATGGACGGATTCGACGCGGTATTCACCGCCTATCCGACCTACACCTCATTCCTCTCCAACCCCGCGGACACGTATATGTCGCGCCTGACCTTCACAAAGCCGCTCTCCGCGCTCTCCGGACTCACCGTGAACTACGCGGGCGGCGCCCACGTTTTCAAAGTCGACCGCGACGGCGGCGGAATAATCCCCTCCTGCGGCGGTCTGAAGCTCGACGCGGATAACTTCAAGCTCTTCTACGAGAACCTGATAATGACGCTCTCAGAGGGACGCCTGGATTCCGTTCCGGCCGCGCCCGCGGCGCTGACGCTCACCTATTCCTTCAACGACGGAAGCGCAGACGTCAAGGTCGAGTTCGTACCGGTCGACAATATGCGATACGCCTACCTCATCGACGGCGAAGGCGTCTTCTTCGTGCTCAAGTCGCAGGTCGACGCGATAATCTCAGACGCCGCGCTCGTCGCGCAGAACAAGCCGATCAAGAGCACCATTTGA
- a CDS encoding class I SAM-dependent methyltransferase — protein sequence MSGYGSFSAVYDRLMSDFDYAGAAGYLVKLAKKHGSPMLKPLDLACGSGRLAAELVKLGFDPVCADGSPEMLSLAKERLPADTLLLCQDMTELDLNDTVDVCFSTMDSVNYITTKTALKAAFKRLAIFTDKGGVFIFDADGERKFTDELADGTYTYDLDDLYLVWNTGYSPRTRKARYELTWFERDGGAWRRFDEEQEQRCWTREELVSTLEECGFAPEAEYDAYTLSPPKADSRRIHYVFKKV from the coding sequence ATGAGCGGATACGGCAGCTTTTCCGCCGTCTACGACCGGCTGATGAGCGACTTCGACTACGCCGGCGCGGCGGGATACCTCGTTAAGCTCGCGAAAAAGCACGGCAGTCCGATGCTCAAGCCGCTCGACCTCGCCTGCGGAAGCGGGCGGCTCGCGGCGGAGCTCGTTAAGCTCGGCTTCGATCCCGTCTGCGCGGACGGCTCGCCCGAGATGCTTTCGCTCGCGAAGGAGCGCCTGCCCGCCGATACGCTCCTGCTCTGCCAGGACATGACCGAGCTCGACCTGAACGACACCGTCGACGTCTGCTTCAGCACGATGGACAGCGTCAACTATATCACGACGAAAACCGCGCTGAAGGCGGCGTTCAAGCGGCTCGCAATCTTCACCGACAAGGGCGGCGTTTTCATCTTCGACGCCGACGGCGAACGCAAGTTCACCGACGAGCTCGCAGACGGGACGTACACCTACGACCTCGACGACCTCTACCTCGTCTGGAACACCGGGTATTCGCCCCGCACGCGCAAGGCGAGGTACGAGCTGACCTGGTTCGAGCGCGACGGCGGCGCGTGGCGCCGCTTCGACGAGGAGCAGGAGCAGCGCTGCTGGACGCGCGAGGAGCTCGTTTCAACGCTCGAGGAGTGCGGTTTCGCGCCCGAGGCGGAGTACGACGCCTACACCCTTTCGCCGCCGAAGGCGGACAGCCGACGCATCCACTACGTTTTCAAAAAGGTTTAA